In a genomic window of Spirosoma agri:
- a CDS encoding GNAT family N-acetyltransferase gives MPFKLRTATPTDIPAIIRLQEQIWEPTYRAILTPEQIEYMFTTMYAPESLLDQMTTQQQTFVLLETDGEGQDSALLGFAAFAPYGPDDSVFKLHKIYVLPATQGSGLGKMLLTEVENRCRTLGGTELLLNVNRYNKARTFYEKQGFRVVREEDIAIGPYWMNDYVMSKPLLTPPVNHSESV, from the coding sequence GTGCCGTTTAAACTTCGTACCGCTACACCCACCGATATTCCGGCTATCATCCGGTTGCAGGAGCAGATCTGGGAACCAACCTACCGGGCAATCTTAACGCCGGAGCAAATCGAGTATATGTTTACGACCATGTACGCACCTGAATCGCTTCTGGACCAGATGACTACGCAACAGCAAACCTTTGTGCTGCTGGAAACGGACGGCGAAGGCCAGGACTCTGCGTTGCTCGGGTTTGCCGCTTTTGCCCCTTACGGACCAGACGACAGCGTTTTTAAACTGCATAAAATTTACGTGCTACCCGCTACGCAGGGGAGTGGCTTAGGAAAAATGCTCCTCACCGAGGTCGAAAACCGATGCCGGACGTTGGGCGGAACGGAACTGCTGCTGAATGTTAACCGGTACAACAAAGCCCGGACGTTCTACGAGAAACAGGGATTCCGGGTGGTGCGGGAAGAAGACATTGCCATCGGCCCGTACTGGATGAACGATTATGTGATGAGCAAACCGTTACTAACGCCACCAGTCAATCATTCCGAATCCGTATGA